The region GGGATCAAGACCGAATATTATGCACTGGCCGCAGGCACCGTCACCGATTACCATCTGCGGATTCAATTCCCGGTACACCCCCGCCTGACCGTTCGTTACGGGCAGGTGGGTTCCATTGATCTGGAGAGCAGGCTGGTCCTGCTCGATTCCGGGGAGCCGGTAGCCTATGATATCCTCGCGATTGCCCTGGGCTGTACGGATAATTACCATAACATTCCTGGAGCTGAGGAATACACCTGCAGTATTCAGAGCTTCGCCGGAACCCGCGAAACTTACCGCAGGCTGAACGATGTGAAGCCTTATGGAACCGTCAACATTGTCGGCGGGGGACTCAGCGGCGTAGAGATTGCCTCGGAGCTGCGGGAGAGCCGGCCGGATCTGAATATCTCGCTGATGGACCGGGGAGAACGTATTTTATCTTCTTTTCCGGCCAAGCTGTCCAGGTATGTTGAGGAATGGTTCAGTGAGCATCAGGTGGAGACGATTGGCGGAGTGTCGGTCTCTCATGTCGAAAAGGATGCCATCTTCAATGGCACCCAGGCTATTCCGGCGGATGTTACGGTATGGACTGCCGGCATTCAGCCGGTGAAGGTCGTACAGCAGCTTGAGCTTCCGAAGGACCGCGGAGGCAGGCTCATTGTGGGGGAGTATTACAATATAGCTGAATACCCGGAGGTCTATGTGATCGGGGACTGTGCCAGCCTGCCCTTCGCCCCCAGTGCACAGGCGGCAGGTGCCCAGGGCGAGCAGGTGGGCCAGATTATGCAGGCGCTATGGCGGGGAGAAACCCCGAAGCTGCATAAGATTAAGCTGAAGGGAACCCTCGGTTCACTCGGCAAAAATGCCGGCTTCGGCCTGATGGGCCGCCGCTCTGTCATGGGCCGGGTTCCTCGCCTGCTGAAGAGCGGCGTGCTGTGGATGTCTAAACGCCATTTCGGCTGATGAAGCCCGGCTTGAACCCAGGCGGTTTAGTCAATCTCCAGGTTGTCCCAGGCTTCTGCCTCTTTTATGGCGGCTTCTATGGCCTCTTCCAGAGCAGCAGGGGAATCGGCCTCAATGATCTCCCCGTCCACCATGGCGAACGGCTGGAGATAACACTCTCCGCAGTTGTTCAGACAGCCGTACTCCACTACATCATATTCAGGGTTTTGTTCCAGCTTAAGCTTGAGCGGTTCAGTACCGTGGCCGATGTTGCTGGCACAGAATTCTATAATTGGTCTCATGATGATCTCCCTATTCTGCCTTAACCATTTTATTTTTTAACTTTTTGTACTATAATAAACATACGAAAGGAGTGATTGAGAAATGAGTGAGAATGTACAAAGCGCAACCATGTACGATGAAGTACTGGAAGTCCTTGATAAACTTCGTCCGTTCCTGCAGCGCGATGGCGGTGACGTGGAACTGATTGATGTTGAAGACGGCATCGTTAAGCTGAAGCTTATGGGTGCATGCGGCAGTTGCCCAAGCTCCACGATCACGCTAAAAGCCGGGATCGAACGCGCCCTGATTGAAGAAGTAGAAGGCGTGGAAGAAGTCGTTCAGGTATTCTAATCCCGTTTCATAAACCATCCCGGCCTCCGCTAAGAGGCCGGGATTTTTTTTATTATAGAGGATTTCGTCTGAAGGATCAACCACCTGGCTGTGCAAAAAACCAGAAGCCGCTCCGCCAGCCATTTCTGGCTACCGGGCTGCTTCTGGTCTCATTAGGATTATTCAGCTTACCTAAGCTTAAGCTTAGAATGCTGGAATAATCGCTCCGTCGTATTGCTTTTCGATGAATGCCTTCGCTTCCGGGGAAGTCAGCGCTGCCGCCAGCTTCTGAATGGCATCCGAATCCTTGTTGTCAGGACGGGCTACCAGCAGGTTGGCATACGGGGAATCTCCGCCTTCAATGAACAACGCATCCTTCGTAGGAGACAGCTTGGCATCCAGGGCAAAGTTAGTGTTGATCAGCGCCAGGTCTACTTCATCCAGCTGACGGGGCAGCATGGCTGCATCCAGCTCAATGATATCCAGCTTCTTGGTGTTCTCAGTGATATCCGCTTTGGTAGAGGCAATATTGGTGTCATCCTTCAGCTTGATCAGACCGTTCTTCGCCAGCAGAATCAAGGCGCGGCCTCCGTTCGTTGCATCATTCGGAATCGCAACCTTTGCACCCTCTGCCAATTCGTCTATCGATTTGATTTTCTTGGAATAGGCGCCAAATGGCTCTACATGAACAGCGGTTACAGCTACGAGATCTGTGCCGTTCTTGGTGTTCTGATCATCCAGGTAAGGCTTGTGCTGGAAGAAGTTCGCATCGAGCTGCTTCTCGGCAAGCTGTGTATTCGGCAGGATATAATCCGAGAATTCTTTGATCTCCAGCTTAATGCCTTGGGCTTCAAGCTGCGGGGCAATCGCTTTGAGGATTTCCGCATGCGGTACAGCAGAGGCACCAATCACTAGAGTTACCGGTTCTGCCGCAGGCTCTGTAGTCGCTTCTGCACCAGCGGCTTCCGTAGGTGCCGTTGTCGCAGCAGAATTCGCGGCGTTATTCGCCTTGTTGTTTCCGCAAGCGGCAAGTACCAATACCAAGGTCAGGCTGAATAATGTAAGCAGTACTTTTTTCATCTGTAAATCCCCCTCTAATCCATATGTTTTATTGAATAAGGCTATATGTGGACGTACCTTATTTCCGTGTAAAATGTCTTACCAGCCGG is a window of Paenibacillus sp. FSL H3-0469 DNA encoding:
- a CDS encoding NifU family protein is translated as MSENVQSATMYDEVLEVLDKLRPFLQRDGGDVELIDVEDGIVKLKLMGACGSCPSSTITLKAGIERALIEEVEGVEEVVQVF
- a CDS encoding YuzB family protein — its product is MRPIIEFCASNIGHGTEPLKLKLEQNPEYDVVEYGCLNNCGECYLQPFAMVDGEIIEADSPAALEEAIEAAIKEAEAWDNLEID
- a CDS encoding MetQ/NlpA family ABC transporter substrate-binding protein, which encodes MKKVLLTLFSLTLVLVLAACGNNKANNAANSAATTAPTEAAGAEATTEPAAEPVTLVIGASAVPHAEILKAIAPQLEAQGIKLEIKEFSDYILPNTQLAEKQLDANFFQHKPYLDDQNTKNGTDLVAVTAVHVEPFGAYSKKIKSIDELAEGAKVAIPNDATNGGRALILLAKNGLIKLKDDTNIASTKADITENTKKLDIIELDAAMLPRQLDEVDLALINTNFALDAKLSPTKDALFIEGGDSPYANLLVARPDNKDSDAIQKLAAALTSPEAKAFIEKQYDGAIIPAF
- a CDS encoding NAD(P)/FAD-dependent oxidoreductase, producing MRTLLVLGGGYGGLALIQQLLDHHLPSDVEIILVDRMPYQGIKTEYYALAAGTVTDYHLRIQFPVHPRLTVRYGQVGSIDLESRLVLLDSGEPVAYDILAIALGCTDNYHNIPGAEEYTCSIQSFAGTRETYRRLNDVKPYGTVNIVGGGLSGVEIASELRESRPDLNISLMDRGERILSSFPAKLSRYVEEWFSEHQVETIGGVSVSHVEKDAIFNGTQAIPADVTVWTAGIQPVKVVQQLELPKDRGGRLIVGEYYNIAEYPEVYVIGDCASLPFAPSAQAAGAQGEQVGQIMQALWRGETPKLHKIKLKGTLGSLGKNAGFGLMGRRSVMGRVPRLLKSGVLWMSKRHFG